In a genomic window of Variovorax paradoxus:
- a CDS encoding EAL domain-containing protein, whose amino-acid sequence MAVSREVRRRICLSFVRTMGTDFAFPRDDCCLLWSNESFPVPVDTSLTAAREQLESVLTHVGKRPIVFRGIAVLAQLHADWIEMGSPGELDSAEIELALWTAQQCAEFEQMELDGWGHRYRADMDVAVRTAEALSRGFLSLSWRPVVDVYGGSSALYHSLIATAGPIPEESRSDAIHESVYAPSLERLGLARLWDRHLLRKTLAILRQRPGLRLGIRLSTQSARCDHWWSSVFSALHSEPMLASRLVVEFSASGVVSELEAVRSFCSRLQSLGCRIAVRGLGCRDGDLAIVHACRPDIAKVDPSFLRRARSSEFGREGLQEMLSLAGHLASHAVVDGIEREEDMRLALRAGAQWVEGAFMDGAKARRGEA is encoded by the coding sequence ATGGCCGTCAGCCGCGAGGTCCGTCGCAGGATCTGCTTGTCGTTCGTCCGCACGATGGGCACCGACTTCGCCTTTCCGAGAGATGACTGTTGCCTGCTATGGTCTAACGAAAGTTTCCCAGTTCCGGTTGACACGTCGCTGACAGCCGCTCGCGAACAGCTCGAGTCGGTGCTCACCCATGTCGGCAAGCGGCCGATCGTGTTCCGAGGTATCGCAGTGCTGGCCCAGTTGCATGCCGACTGGATCGAGATGGGATCGCCGGGCGAGCTCGACAGCGCGGAGATCGAACTCGCTCTGTGGACGGCCCAGCAATGCGCAGAGTTCGAACAGATGGAACTCGATGGCTGGGGGCACCGCTATCGCGCCGACATGGATGTCGCCGTGCGCACTGCCGAAGCACTCTCCAGGGGATTCCTGAGCTTGTCCTGGCGACCGGTGGTCGACGTCTACGGCGGTTCGAGCGCCCTCTATCACTCGCTTATCGCAACCGCCGGTCCCATCCCCGAAGAAAGTCGCTCGGACGCCATCCACGAGAGCGTCTACGCACCGAGCTTGGAGCGCCTCGGCCTGGCGAGGCTTTGGGACAGGCACTTGTTGCGAAAGACATTGGCGATCCTGCGCCAGCGCCCGGGATTGCGTCTGGGAATACGGCTTTCCACGCAGAGCGCCCGCTGCGACCACTGGTGGTCATCGGTCTTCTCGGCGCTGCATTCGGAGCCCATGCTCGCCTCGCGGCTGGTGGTGGAGTTCAGTGCGAGCGGCGTCGTGTCCGAGCTGGAGGCCGTGAGGAGCTTTTGCAGCCGCCTCCAATCCCTGGGCTGCCGCATCGCCGTGCGTGGTCTTGGATGCCGTGACGGCGACCTGGCCATCGTCCACGCTTGCAGACCGGATATCGCGAAGGTGGATCCCTCCTTCCTGCGTCGGGCCCGCAGCAGCGAGTTCGGCCGCGAAGGACTGCAGGAAATGCTCTCGCTCGCAGGCCATCTTGCGAGCCACGCGGTGGTAGATGGAATCGAGCGGGAGGAGGACATGCGGCTGGCGCTGCGGGCCGGAGCGCAATGGGTCGAGGGTGCCTTCATGGACGGCGCAAAGGCCCGCAGAGGCGAGGCCTAA
- a CDS encoding S-layer family protein: protein MKKTRNLQSRAVKAPALSRVGLAVLASLAASGAMAAPLESGATTTINATTSTATASGFLTVDSVQTKTQPVSATASGQQIGVTVDGVQTGTSNTTTQNKVNATAKANEFSNAIDLSLTGSTIVLDGAASLGVQTNTGTITSNANGNSVGVNLNGFSSGEASNTQNTVSATTVINGGASSVAGTVPVDYASAAPGTTSSTHAAGNNSSQASGSIVVTTAQQGVGAASSANAGGNSVTLDLTADGANAVNSAPALDGNTVSATLKGNAATNTASIQAGGAPTFAGSAVVSNLQLNQGAAVTHNASNTLTSIDATIGSNGTGTTNVLNGALSVQGNTVSSAATGNEALGAAGVAGNRIVLADGISVAGSGAPTVNSSTYSAGSQSSQLGADLAILNTQGNVGVSLQGSTNAASVTATVQSIDGGASTVAGNAITSAATGNAASSAIATGQNGATFSATAALANQQSNYGGGVSAVTAPSIIGAETGLENGTTKGSTVAVEQNRTAASAYGNSATQSLSLAANALPLSAGATVVTGGRTPDGNVSASGAATITSLQSNYASPVSATTAGSYVGAYVDSRGTGGDTITGSTIGASKNTQEAVGLANSASNALSLTGTSIGSGAGVANIQIVDAASPVNTQLVGSAAAVYAGTHIADTSLSLSDNLQRSIAYGNSTGNTLTVAANGATVPTSVAPASTLSSTPSLGGTVTAAYGLLNNQSALGDVDAQAIGFGGPLGAVTVLLEGNATRSQIANQGNAFVAAAYGNDASNVGSVNLGTGVDAAGAASIANVTSAQTASGAVSATATGGSVIATAIEDNVSASTVATSGNQIQALAFGSRGTNSLSASGNGIETVSATPLTGATSNAGTLTTNAAFSVQNAQSGAGSVTATQRDGVLVGGTAAGILTAVGGNVTGSSIASNDNVSSASATSNAATNSLSLSGNGLSTTTALQNSQTTSANVNALIGQAGVAGSAGTSPEPFSFNATGSALTGTFSGTTATLTGGTLTVATSTLTPGQIAYLTGNGWTITGGNISGSATILGTIPLSAYTLIAEGGSASLSATIPGTPATASVPNQGGVILAVSGSVTGSQLSVDGNSNTGSVTGNSATNTSSVAGNAVAAGSGRTVANAGALVTGSGAQADNALSNVQSVTGDSALVSNVYGSFAVDTVAGSAIGNSTVSVSNNSQRASSVANTATNTLDVSATNLAATSALASQQSSAASVAATSDAELYAPGAVSGSSVALANNRNVSLGVINDATNALTVTAGNATPVGATTNAVLNAAGATGDHVLSNSQAASTSVASTASTRLYNQDRVATATTGLADSTFSITGNATTAEASANRADNSATLSGAALQGSNVGLSNAQTSSAAVNATSSTTAGFNLEGGVPAATAALNSGLTIDSNSTTALARGNAASNVLNVSAGSSYATPAPFAGSTVGASQATAAVLNNQGNTGNVSSFATASYQVALNATAPVLVPGVSGSTVAVTGNTTAAQAYGNIATNSVNVSAPSASRPTAAVGNFQTNSGTVVATATSVNYGIGVTGAATGSTLRAAGNQVNATAVGNSAVSTIASVR, encoded by the coding sequence ATGAAGAAGACTCGCAATCTCCAGTCGCGTGCCGTCAAGGCGCCGGCACTCAGCCGCGTCGGCCTCGCGGTGCTCGCCAGCCTGGCAGCCAGCGGTGCGATGGCCGCGCCGCTCGAATCGGGCGCGACCACCACCATCAACGCGACGACCTCGACGGCAACCGCCTCGGGCTTCCTCACCGTGGATTCGGTGCAGACGAAGACGCAGCCTGTGTCGGCGACCGCCTCCGGTCAGCAGATCGGCGTCACCGTCGATGGCGTCCAGACCGGCACCTCCAACACCACGACGCAGAACAAGGTGAACGCCACGGCCAAGGCCAACGAGTTCTCCAACGCGATCGATCTGTCCCTGACGGGTAGCACGATCGTGCTCGACGGGGCGGCATCGCTGGGCGTGCAGACCAATACCGGCACCATCACCAGCAACGCGAACGGCAACTCGGTCGGCGTGAACCTCAATGGTTTCTCCTCGGGCGAAGCGTCGAACACGCAGAACACGGTATCGGCTACCACCGTGATCAATGGCGGCGCATCCTCGGTCGCAGGTACCGTCCCGGTCGACTACGCTTCCGCGGCGCCCGGCACGACGTCGAGCACGCACGCGGCCGGCAACAACAGCAGCCAGGCATCCGGCAGCATCGTCGTCACCACCGCTCAGCAGGGTGTCGGTGCCGCATCCTCCGCGAACGCCGGCGGCAACTCCGTCACGCTCGATCTGACCGCCGACGGTGCGAACGCCGTGAACTCGGCACCCGCTCTCGACGGCAACACCGTCTCGGCCACGCTCAAGGGAAATGCGGCGACCAACACCGCCTCGATCCAGGCTGGCGGCGCACCGACCTTCGCCGGCTCGGCCGTCGTGAGCAACCTGCAGCTCAACCAAGGCGCGGCTGTGACGCACAACGCGTCGAACACCCTAACCTCGATCGACGCGACCATCGGCAGCAATGGCACCGGTACGACCAACGTGCTGAATGGTGCGCTGTCGGTCCAGGGCAACACGGTCTCGAGCGCAGCGACTGGCAACGAAGCACTGGGTGCCGCTGGCGTGGCCGGCAACCGCATCGTGCTGGCCGACGGAATCTCCGTCGCCGGTTCGGGCGCGCCGACCGTCAACAGCAGCACCTACAGCGCCGGCAGCCAGAGCTCGCAGCTCGGTGCCGACCTCGCGATCCTGAACACCCAGGGCAACGTCGGCGTCTCGCTGCAAGGCTCCACGAATGCCGCAAGCGTGACCGCCACCGTGCAGTCGATCGACGGCGGTGCGTCGACCGTCGCGGGCAATGCGATCACCTCCGCAGCCACCGGCAACGCCGCATCCAGCGCGATCGCGACCGGTCAGAACGGCGCAACCTTCTCGGCCACCGCGGCACTCGCCAACCAGCAGAGCAACTATGGCGGCGGTGTCTCGGCCGTGACCGCACCGTCGATCATCGGTGCCGAGACCGGCCTGGAAAACGGCACCACCAAGGGCAGCACGGTGGCCGTCGAGCAGAACCGCACTGCTGCCTCCGCCTACGGCAACAGCGCCACGCAGAGCCTCTCGCTGGCCGCCAACGCCTTGCCGCTTAGCGCCGGCGCCACGGTCGTCACCGGTGGTCGCACGCCCGATGGCAACGTCTCGGCCAGCGGCGCGGCGACGATCACCAGTCTGCAAAGCAACTACGCGAGCCCGGTTTCCGCGACCACGGCTGGCTCCTACGTCGGCGCCTATGTCGACTCGCGCGGTACCGGTGGCGACACCATCACGGGCAGCACAATCGGCGCAAGCAAGAACACGCAGGAGGCGGTCGGCCTTGCCAACAGCGCATCGAACGCCCTGTCGCTGACCGGCACCAGCATCGGCTCCGGCGCAGGCGTCGCGAACATCCAGATTGTGGACGCGGCTTCGCCCGTGAATACCCAGCTGGTCGGCTCCGCCGCTGCCGTCTATGCCGGCACGCACATCGCGGACACCAGCCTGAGCCTGTCGGACAATCTGCAGCGTTCGATCGCCTACGGCAACTCGACCGGGAACACCCTGACGGTCGCAGCCAATGGGGCGACGGTGCCCACTTCGGTTGCACCGGCATCGACGCTGTCGAGCACGCCGAGCCTGGGTGGAACGGTGACGGCAGCATACGGTCTGCTGAACAACCAGTCGGCCCTCGGCGATGTGGACGCGCAAGCCATCGGCTTTGGCGGCCCCCTCGGTGCAGTGACGGTCCTGCTGGAAGGCAATGCCACCCGCAGCCAGATCGCCAACCAGGGCAATGCCTTCGTCGCGGCCGCCTACGGCAACGATGCGAGCAACGTCGGCAGCGTCAATCTGGGCACCGGCGTCGATGCCGCGGGCGCGGCGTCCATCGCCAACGTCACCAGCGCGCAGACCGCCAGCGGCGCCGTGTCGGCGACGGCAACCGGCGGCTCGGTCATCGCCACCGCGATCGAAGACAACGTCTCGGCCTCGACGGTAGCCACCTCCGGCAACCAAATCCAGGCCCTGGCTTTCGGAAGCCGCGGCACGAACAGCCTGAGCGCCTCGGGCAACGGCATCGAAACTGTGTCGGCCACGCCGCTGACCGGTGCGACCTCTAACGCCGGCACGCTCACGACCAACGCAGCCTTCAGCGTGCAGAACGCGCAATCGGGCGCAGGCTCGGTCACCGCAACGCAGCGCGACGGGGTCTTGGTCGGTGGCACCGCCGCCGGTATCCTTACCGCTGTGGGTGGCAACGTGACCGGCTCGAGCATCGCCTCGAACGACAACGTCTCCAGCGCTTCGGCAACCAGCAACGCCGCGACGAACAGCCTGAGCCTGTCGGGCAACGGTCTGTCGACCACCACCGCCTTGCAGAACTCGCAGACGACCAGCGCCAACGTCAACGCGCTGATCGGCCAGGCCGGTGTCGCTGGAAGCGCCGGCACGTCGCCGGAGCCGTTCTCGTTCAACGCGACCGGCAGTGCCCTGACCGGCACCTTCTCGGGCACGACGGCAACGCTGACCGGCGGTACGCTGACGGTAGCGACGTCCACGCTGACCCCGGGCCAGATCGCCTACCTGACCGGCAACGGCTGGACGATCACAGGCGGCAACATCAGCGGCTCGGCGACCATCCTGGGCACCATCCCGCTGTCTGCCTACACGTTGATCGCGGAAGGTGGCTCGGCATCGCTGTCGGCGACGATTCCGGGTACTCCTGCGACGGCCAGCGTCCCGAACCAGGGCGGCGTCATCCTGGCCGTCTCGGGTTCAGTGACCGGCTCGCAGTTGTCCGTCGACGGCAACAGCAACACGGGCTCCGTCACGGGCAACAGCGCGACCAACACCTCGAGCGTCGCCGGCAACGCCGTCGCAGCCGGCAGCGGCCGCACGGTGGCGAACGCTGGCGCCCTCGTCACCGGTTCGGGCGCGCAGGCTGACAACGCGCTGTCGAACGTGCAGTCGGTGACCGGTGACTCGGCACTGGTGAGCAATGTGTACGGCAGCTTCGCCGTGGATACCGTGGCTGGCTCGGCCATCGGCAACTCCACTGTGAGCGTGTCCAACAACAGCCAACGAGCGAGCTCGGTTGCCAACACGGCCACCAACACCCTGGACGTGAGCGCCACCAACCTGGCAGCGACCTCCGCGCTGGCATCGCAGCAATCGAGCGCCGCCTCGGTCGCCGCGACCTCGGACGCGGAACTGTATGCACCAGGCGCAGTGTCGGGTTCGTCGGTGGCTCTGGCCAACAACCGCAACGTGTCGCTGGGCGTGATCAACGACGCGACGAACGCGCTGACGGTCACCGCGGGCAACGCGACGCCGGTCGGTGCCACGACCAACGCCGTTCTGAACGCTGCGGGCGCCACTGGCGACCATGTGCTCAGCAACAGCCAGGCTGCGTCCACCTCGGTCGCCAGCACGGCGAGCACGCGTCTGTACAACCAGGACCGTGTGGCCACGGCCACCACGGGTCTGGCGGACAGCACGTTCTCCATCACCGGCAACGCGACCACGGCGGAGGCATCGGCCAATCGCGCGGACAACAGCGCGACGCTCTCGGGCGCCGCACTGCAGGGTAGCAACGTTGGTCTGAGCAACGCGCAGACCAGCAGCGCCGCCGTCAACGCGACGTCAAGCACCACCGCGGGTTTCAACCTCGAAGGTGGCGTGCCGGCGGCAACCGCCGCGCTCAACAGCGGGCTGACCATCGACAGCAATAGCACGACGGCGCTGGCACGCGGCAACGCGGCAAGCAACGTGCTCAACGTGTCGGCGGGCAGCAGCTACGCGACGCCCGCACCGTTCGCCGGCAGCACCGTCGGCGCCTCGCAAGCGACCGCCGCCGTGCTCAACAACCAGGGCAACACGGGCAACGTGAGCTCGTTCGCCACGGCCAGCTACCAGGTGGCCCTGAACGCGACGGCTCCCGTGCTCGTGCCTGGCGTGAGCGGCAGCACCGTGGCCGTCACCGGCAACACGACGGCTGCGCAGGCGTACGGCAACATCGCGACCAACAGCGTCAATGTGAGTGCTCCGAGCGCAAGCCGTCCGACGGCCGCGGTCGGAAACTTCCAGACCAACAGCGGTACGGTCGTGGCGACTGCCACCAGCGTGAACTACGGCATCGGCGTCACTGGCGCGGCCACGGGCAGCACGCTGCGCGCGGCAGGCAACCAGGTCAACGCCACGGCCGTGGGCAACTCCGCCGTGTCGACGATCGCGTCGGTGCGGTGA
- a CDS encoding Crp/Fnr family transcriptional regulator, translated as MYLHPLIATLPDSERALLVQSTELRDYRRNDVVLAVDQTSEHVYCVASGLLRVVVHGSDTGSEGVTTDFVSKDDFFFGTSIKEDSFVAQSTLIAALPSSVYLIPISVLRRLCTLFPQVAVGLLEPALKRISMIRGQLRRISSLSPVELVGRVLHELTHLAPAGADGYDKRITQAVIASYAGLSREGVNKAMRELENRGLVRRDDEGVHVPPGFASTDFGALESDAEKHDGKDASRLRLQDLSDRQRSRRGS; from the coding sequence ATGTATCTGCATCCACTTATTGCCACGCTGCCCGACAGCGAGCGTGCGCTGCTTGTTCAAAGTACCGAACTGCGGGACTATCGTCGCAACGACGTCGTCCTTGCAGTAGACCAGACCTCGGAGCATGTCTATTGCGTCGCCAGCGGCTTGCTGCGCGTGGTGGTCCATGGCAGCGACACCGGCAGCGAAGGCGTCACAACCGATTTCGTCAGCAAGGACGACTTCTTCTTCGGTACATCGATCAAGGAGGACAGCTTCGTGGCGCAATCCACGTTGATCGCCGCCCTCCCATCGTCCGTCTACCTGATACCCATCAGCGTCCTGCGGCGTCTTTGCACGCTCTTTCCACAAGTCGCGGTAGGTCTGCTTGAGCCGGCCCTGAAGCGGATATCCATGATCCGCGGCCAACTGAGGCGAATCTCGTCGCTCTCGCCGGTCGAGCTGGTCGGGCGGGTCCTTCATGAACTGACCCACCTGGCCCCCGCAGGGGCTGATGGATACGACAAGCGGATCACACAGGCCGTGATCGCCTCCTACGCCGGGCTCTCCCGGGAGGGGGTGAACAAGGCCATGCGCGAACTCGAGAACCGCGGGCTCGTGCGTCGCGACGACGAAGGTGTGCACGTGCCGCCGGGGTTCGCATCGACAGACTTCGGCGCTCTGGAGTCGGACGCGGAAAAACACGACGGGAAGGATGCCTCGCGTCTTCGGCTGCAGGACCTTTCGGATCGTCAGCGATCGCGCCGCGGCAGCTGA
- a CDS encoding replication initiation protein, whose translation MARKLASPTLSSSDSRGELDRGERPEESLLLRKAVNTLAIVPKSARITTLGRKSYNVLLYQAQEQGLEKDVFRTPLDTVVKGLDFDSNDHALIKKHLRAMVSTTVEWQSPTSGEGASWNVSGLLAHAKLSKERGQVWVEWSYAVNLKQELLEPTVFARLRLEVISQLRTHAGVVLYEICTRYKDIGRTARQPWRWWYPVLSGNPTSEKTERLEYRIFKRDTLKPAIAEVNSITDLDIELVEHKQGRFVDEIQFYIGLKKQTNLALTRPPRPVDVGLVTRAAKLGIPEETLEPLWVAHGEAAVHQALEALERRMANPFPEALRDPLRYLKALLANAAPPASAATATSTIDGGLPTAARELPSARKARWQAEWTRREHDRCAAAINALSEEAQRELETQLLESLRARDAHPSIIKRLGASGWQHPMVRQEMLKFFGDASFGAGWDKPTAEQLLEIASQIGVDQEAGDPADPGYRRS comes from the coding sequence ATGGCACGAAAGCTCGCTTCCCCCACACTCTCGTCGAGCGATTCGCGAGGAGAGTTGGATCGCGGCGAGCGTCCCGAAGAAAGCCTGCTCCTTCGTAAGGCCGTCAACACGCTTGCAATCGTGCCCAAGTCGGCACGCATCACCACGTTGGGCCGCAAAAGCTACAACGTGCTGCTCTACCAAGCCCAGGAGCAGGGACTGGAGAAGGATGTCTTCCGCACTCCCCTGGACACCGTGGTCAAAGGCCTGGACTTCGACAGCAACGATCACGCGTTGATCAAAAAGCACTTGCGAGCCATGGTGTCGACCACGGTGGAGTGGCAATCGCCGACTTCGGGCGAGGGCGCCAGCTGGAACGTCAGCGGTCTGTTGGCGCACGCCAAGCTGAGCAAGGAGCGCGGCCAGGTCTGGGTGGAGTGGTCGTACGCGGTGAACCTCAAGCAGGAGCTGCTCGAGCCGACGGTGTTCGCACGTCTTCGGCTGGAGGTCATCAGCCAACTGCGTACCCATGCAGGCGTAGTGCTCTACGAAATCTGTACTCGCTACAAGGACATCGGTCGAACAGCGCGTCAGCCTTGGCGCTGGTGGTATCCGGTGCTCAGCGGCAACCCGACCTCTGAAAAGACCGAGCGCCTGGAATACCGAATCTTCAAGCGTGACACCCTTAAGCCTGCCATCGCCGAAGTCAATTCCATCACCGACTTGGACATCGAACTGGTCGAGCACAAGCAGGGCCGCTTCGTCGACGAGATCCAGTTCTACATAGGGCTCAAGAAGCAGACCAACCTTGCGCTCACACGGCCGCCTCGGCCGGTGGACGTCGGGCTGGTGACGCGAGCGGCAAAGTTGGGAATTCCGGAAGAGACCCTCGAGCCACTGTGGGTGGCTCATGGTGAAGCCGCAGTGCATCAAGCACTGGAAGCGCTCGAGCGACGGATGGCCAACCCATTCCCCGAGGCCCTGCGTGATCCGTTGCGCTACCTCAAGGCGTTGCTTGCCAATGCAGCGCCACCGGCGAGCGCTGCCACGGCTACCAGCACAATCGACGGCGGCCTGCCGACAGCTGCGCGCGAACTGCCGTCGGCGCGCAAGGCGCGATGGCAGGCCGAATGGACTCGCCGGGAGCACGATCGCTGCGCCGCAGCGATCAACGCCCTTTCCGAGGAGGCGCAGCGCGAGCTCGAAACGCAGTTGCTCGAGTCCCTGCGCGCACGCGATGCGCATCCATCCATCATCAAGCGTCTCGGTGCGAGCGGCTGGCAGCATCCAATGGTCCGCCAGGAGATGCTCAAGTTCTTTGGCGACGCGTCCTTTGGTGCCGGGTGGGACAAGCCCACTGCGGAGCAACTGCTGGAAATCGCTTCGCAGATTGGCGTGGATCAGGAAGCCGGCGACCCTGCCGATCCTGGATACCGGCGATCCTGA
- a CDS encoding ParB/RepB/Spo0J family partition protein — translation MSKKLAAKASLIQAPPTKQTLGALEAPSVFVDASTAPAAPREPSVQMDATPIPASQEPVAEPARRSLGAAVTGDTRPRTAPGSMAVFMAAQSSAVKEAQELKIKLRAFEGAVPVRSMDPARIRASAWANRHDDSLANKDFEELRADIAAAGSNVQPICVRPLAEGSDPSHDFELVFGHRRHRACLELALPVRAMVAEMDDQALFEAMERENRARKNLSAWEQGTMYRRALDSGLYPSQRKLAESIGVDLSLVSKSLTLARLPESVVKAFGSPLDIQFRWAQPLSEALQRDPEGLVARAKGMIPRKGTMSAKQVLDTLLASTAEVLNSSTPPVAERRIGRVGQGAVLGRDGAGRATLRFDAGVLTPERETALLRWLEDLVPAK, via the coding sequence ATGAGCAAGAAGCTTGCAGCAAAGGCGAGCCTGATTCAGGCGCCGCCGACCAAGCAAACGTTGGGCGCCTTGGAAGCTCCCTCCGTCTTCGTCGACGCATCGACGGCCCCGGCAGCGCCGAGAGAGCCATCAGTTCAAATGGACGCGACTCCAATCCCCGCGAGCCAGGAGCCTGTGGCGGAGCCAGCTCGGAGGTCGCTTGGCGCCGCCGTCACGGGAGACACAAGGCCCCGCACGGCGCCAGGTTCGATGGCGGTTTTCATGGCAGCCCAGTCGTCGGCTGTAAAGGAGGCGCAAGAGCTCAAGATCAAGCTTCGCGCCTTCGAGGGGGCCGTGCCTGTACGCTCGATGGACCCTGCTCGCATTCGCGCATCCGCTTGGGCCAACCGGCATGACGACAGCCTTGCCAACAAGGACTTCGAGGAACTACGTGCAGACATCGCGGCGGCTGGGTCGAATGTGCAGCCGATCTGTGTTCGTCCGCTGGCCGAAGGAAGCGATCCGTCCCATGACTTCGAACTGGTGTTCGGGCACCGCCGGCATCGTGCGTGTCTCGAGCTGGCACTGCCAGTGCGCGCGATGGTGGCGGAGATGGATGACCAAGCCTTGTTCGAGGCAATGGAGCGAGAGAACCGCGCTCGCAAGAATCTGAGCGCTTGGGAGCAAGGAACCATGTATCGACGGGCGCTGGACAGCGGGCTCTATCCATCTCAGCGCAAGCTGGCCGAATCGATTGGTGTCGATCTCTCGCTCGTCTCGAAGAGCCTCACACTGGCGCGGTTGCCTGAATCCGTCGTAAAGGCTTTTGGGTCACCGCTGGATATCCAGTTCCGTTGGGCCCAGCCGTTGAGTGAAGCGTTGCAACGTGATCCGGAAGGCCTCGTTGCACGTGCAAAGGGGATGATTCCCCGCAAAGGAACAATGTCGGCGAAGCAGGTTCTGGACACGCTTCTTGCCTCCACCGCAGAAGTGTTGAACAGTTCAACACCCCCAGTGGCCGAGCGTCGCATTGGCAGGGTGGGCCAAGGCGCGGTGCTCGGACGCGACGGGGCTGGGCGTGCAACGCTTCGCTTCGACGCCGGCGTGCTCACCCCCGAGCGCGAAACGGCCTTGCTCCGTTGGCTCGAGGATCTCGTTCCAGCTAAATAG
- a CDS encoding AAA family ATPase, whose amino-acid sequence MTSTPLPQFKLISLADIADQAERAVAMMEQIRATMLAPTARKEAPRYSLSQLATMLEVEKGSVSHRLTKGDLPSGKLNAAGSRREFTLAETRVWMQEYRKDRLRPKDAEAVTISIGNFKGGVSKTTTAVTLAQGLSLLGHRVLVIDTDPQGSLTTLFGILPDTEVEEQDTILPLAMGTETSIRYAIRPTYWDGIDLVAAAPSLFGAEFLLPARQTQEPGFEFWRVLDLGIDDIRSDYDVVILDTPPALSYTTINAFMASDGIIMPLPPNALDFASASQFWSLFSDLTGELLTKRGLDKHFDFIHVLLARVDSADAASAVIRQWIGQTYAEKVLPVEIPKTAVTGVASAEFGTLYDVSRYDGSARTFKRARDAYDSFVGHVEGSVRTVWARQLAGVRGATPSIDGSCREARR is encoded by the coding sequence ATGACATCAACTCCTCTTCCTCAATTCAAGCTCATCAGCTTGGCGGACATCGCGGATCAAGCCGAGCGCGCCGTAGCCATGATGGAGCAGATCCGGGCCACCATGTTGGCGCCAACTGCACGCAAGGAGGCTCCTCGGTACAGCCTTTCCCAACTTGCAACGATGCTCGAGGTCGAAAAGGGATCCGTCTCCCACCGCCTCACAAAGGGCGACCTTCCCTCTGGAAAACTGAATGCCGCCGGTAGCCGTCGAGAATTCACGCTCGCGGAAACCCGCGTCTGGATGCAAGAGTACCGAAAGGATCGCCTGCGTCCCAAGGACGCGGAAGCGGTGACGATCTCGATCGGCAACTTCAAGGGCGGGGTGTCGAAGACGACGACCGCGGTCACGCTCGCGCAGGGGCTTTCTCTTTTGGGTCATCGTGTCCTGGTCATCGATACCGATCCCCAAGGCTCACTCACCACCTTGTTCGGCATCCTGCCCGATACGGAGGTCGAGGAGCAAGACACCATCCTGCCTTTGGCCATGGGGACGGAAACCTCCATTCGCTACGCGATCAGACCCACCTACTGGGACGGCATCGACTTGGTGGCTGCCGCGCCTTCATTGTTCGGTGCGGAGTTCCTGCTGCCTGCCAGGCAGACGCAGGAGCCGGGCTTCGAATTTTGGCGGGTGCTTGACTTGGGGATCGACGACATCCGCAGCGACTACGACGTGGTCATCCTCGACACCCCCCCTGCCCTTTCCTACACCACCATCAATGCGTTCATGGCGTCGGACGGCATCATCATGCCGTTGCCGCCGAACGCGCTCGACTTTGCATCGGCTTCCCAGTTCTGGAGTCTTTTCTCCGATTTGACGGGCGAGCTGCTGACCAAGCGCGGGTTGGACAAGCACTTCGATTTCATCCACGTGCTGCTCGCTCGTGTGGACTCTGCAGATGCCGCGAGCGCGGTCATCCGCCAGTGGATCGGCCAGACGTATGCCGAAAAGGTTCTCCCTGTGGAGATCCCCAAGACTGCGGTGACGGGCGTCGCCAGCGCCGAGTTTGGGACCCTGTACGACGTTTCTCGATACGACGGAAGCGCGCGTACTTTCAAGCGTGCGCGGGATGCGTATGACAGCTTCGTGGGACACGTCGAGGGTTCCGTCCGTACGGTCTGGGCGCGGCAGCTAGCAGGAGTCAGAGGCGCGACACCGTCCATCGATGGCTCGTGCAGGGAGGCTCGGCGATGA